The genomic interval CCAGAAAGACATTGCCTAAGCAATATCTTGAACTTTTTGATGGGGAGTCGCTTTTTGAAAAAACGGTGGCTCGTAATTTAAATATTTCCGATAAAACTATAGTAGTTGGTAATATTGAGAATTATAAAATGAGCAATGACATTATGTCTAAATTCGAGAAACCTTTTACTCATATTGTAGAAGCTCTTCCTCGTAATACTGCAGCAGCTATTGCATTTGCAGCCTTTGCATCAGAACCAGATGATATTTTATTGATTACTCCATCTGATCACGTTATCGATGGCAACGATTTGTATAGTAATGCTTTGCATAAAGCAATTGCTCTTGCAAACCAAGATTATCTAGTAACTTTTGGTATTAAACCAACTAAACCAGAAACGGGTTATGGTTATATCGAATTTGAAAATGAAAATGTCATCGCATTTCATGAAAAACCAAATTTAGCAACAGCATCATTATATCTGGAGAACGGAAATTATTTCTGGAACAGTGGACTATTTTGTTTCAAAGCTGGCAAGTTTTTAGCGGAGCTTGTTAGCCAGGAACCTGAAGTTTATTGGGCGTCAAAAACGGCTTGGGAAGGAAATAAAGACGGTTTTCTAGATTATGAATTATCTTTAAACATACCATCTATAAGCATTGATTATGCTGTTATGGAAAGGAGCGATGCTATTAAAGTTGTTCCTGCACAATTTGAATGGTCAGATCTTGGTTCTTTTGAATCGGTTTATGATTATTTGGTTGAAAAAGGTCATCCTATAGATTCCAATAGAAATATTGTAATTGGAACTTCCATGCATACAACTTTTATAGGAGTAAAAAATTGTATCCTGATTTATACTGCCGATGCTTTGATGGTGTTGCAAAAGGAAAATTCTCAAGAAGTAAAACAAGTTTATCAGCAATTAGAATCTATCGATTCTCCATTATTGTAATTGTAAATAATTAAAAACAATGATTAATAAAAACGCGATAATATATATTGCTGGACATAAGGGGATGGTTGGAAGTGCCATTTGGAGAAGCTTGACTGCAAAAGGTTACAGCAATCTTATTGGTGCATCTAGCAAAGAACTAGATTTGAGAGATCAATATGCAGTTCGAGAATTTCTTCAAAAAGTAAAGCCAGATGTTATTATAGACGCCG from Flavobacterium sp. YJ01 carries:
- a CDS encoding sugar phosphate nucleotidyltransferase; translated protein: MEINTVTHVILTGGVGSRLWPLSRKTLPKQYLELFDGESLFEKTVARNLNISDKTIVVGNIENYKMSNDIMSKFEKPFTHIVEALPRNTAAAIAFAAFASEPDDILLITPSDHVIDGNDLYSNALHKAIALANQDYLVTFGIKPTKPETGYGYIEFENENVIAFHEKPNLATASLYLENGNYFWNSGLFCFKAGKFLAELVSQEPEVYWASKTAWEGNKDGFLDYELSLNIPSISIDYAVMERSDAIKVVPAQFEWSDLGSFESVYDYLVEKGHPIDSNRNIVIGTSMHTTFIGVKNCILIYTADALMVLQKENSQEVKQVYQQLESIDSPLL